Genomic window (Pseudomonas hydrolytica):
CCGCGGGTTTGTTCTTCGGCTGGATGACCATGTCGATGCGCGGACGCGGCGTGCTGACATTGCCGCCAGTGGCGCGGCCGGCGTTGACGATCTGGCGACGGGTGTCGTAGACGATCTTCTCGCCTTCGAAGGTATTGCCTTCCTGGATCACCTTGGCCTGATCGATCAGCACGATGCGTTCGTTGCTGGCGAAATACTGGATGGTACGGCCGTAGGCCTTGACGATTTCCTTGTCCACTGCCGGCTTCTGCTCGTAATAGGCAAGGTTGCCCACCGAGGTGAAGACGTCGATGTCGCCGCTGGCGGTCTGGGTGATGGTCACGGTGTCGCCGGTGATCTTCAGGGTGCCCTGAGTGATGATCACGTCGCCGCGGTACACCGCCACGCCCTGCTTGTCATCCAGTTCGGCGCTGTCGGCCTGGATGCGAATGGGCTGGTTGCGGTCGGACGGCAGAGCCCAGGCGCTCGCGCTTCCCAATGCGGCGCCGAGGGCGAGAATCAGGGGGAGGGTGTTAACGAACCTCATGCTGGCCTCTTACGTTGGACTGCAGGAGCATCCTGCCGTCATTCAAATACGCTTTCATTCCTTGTGCCGTGGTCACCCCGTTGGCCGCGACGATTCTAACGGCTTGCTCGGTCTGCGCATATTCCTTGTCGGGAATAACGGTCATGCGGCTGCTGGTGATGATGGTCGGGCGATTCTTGGCGTCTGTGCGGGCAATGCGCACGTCGTCGATCAGTTCTACCTCGACGCCGCCGGGCGAGACCTCGGCACGCTTGCTGGTGACGTTCCAGGGCAGTTCGTCGCCGCGGTAGAGATCCAGCTTGGGCATTTCGATAAGAGTGATGTCGGTGCTCTTGATGTGCTCGAGCTTGTCGGCGGTCATGCGGTAGTGCAGTTTGCCGTCGTCCTGATATTGCACGGAGCGTGCGCCGATCACGTAGAAGTCGATGGCCTGCTCGTGATTGCTCTGCTGGGTCCGGCGCGTGCTGTCCGGAGCGATGTTCCAGTAGCCGAGCGCCGCCACGATCACGGCGATCAGGGCAAAGATCAGGGTGTTGAGGATTTTGCGCGGCATGCTGTTCTCTACAGGTAGGCGGCCTGGGCCGCATCCAGCGTGCCCTGGGCACGCATGATCAGTTCGCAGAATTCCCGCGCCGCGCCATCGCCGCCACGCGCCTGGGTCACCCCATGAGCGTGCTGGCGCACGAAGCTGTCGGCGCTGGCCACGGCCATGCCCAGTCCGACCCGGCGCATCACCGGAAGATCCGGCAGGTCGTCGCCCAGATAGGCGACCTGCTCATAGCTTAGGCCGAGTTCGGCGAGCAGACCGTCGAGAACGACCAGCTTGTCTTCGCGGCCCTGGAACAGGTGCTGGATGCCCAGGTTGTTGGCGCGGCGCTCGACCACCGGGGTCTTGCGCCCGCTGATGATGGCGGTGCGCACGCCGGAGTTGATCAGCATCTTGATGCCGTGGCCGTCGAGCGTATTGAAGGTCTTGAACTCGCTGCCGTCTTCGAGGAAGTACAGGCGGCCGTCGGTGAGCACGCCATCGACGTCGAACACCGCCAGTTTCACCGCGCGGGCACGCTGCAGCAGGTCGTTCATCACATCACCCCCGCGCGCAGCAGGTCGTGCATGTTCAGTGCGCCGACCGGTCGATCCTGGTCGTCCACCACCACCAGCGCATTGATCTTGTGGTCTTCCATGATCTTCAGGGCCTCGGCGGCGAGCATTTCGGCGCGGGCGGTCTTGCCGTGCGGCGTCATCACCTCGTCGATCGAGGCCTGGCGCACGTCGATGCCCTTGTCCAAGGTGCGGCGCAGATCGCCGTCGGTGAAGATGCCGGCGAGGCGGCCGTCGGCTTCCAGCACCACGGTCATGCCCAGGCCCTTCTGGGTCATTTCCAGCAGCGCATCACGCAGGCTGGTACCGCGATTCACCCGTGGCAGGGCGTCGCCTGCGTGCATGACGTTTTCCACCTTGAGCAGCAGGCGGCGGCCGAGGGCGCCACCGGGATGGGAGAAGGCGAAGTCTTCCGCGGTGAAGCCGCGCGCTTCCAGCAGGGCGATGGCCAGGGCGTCGCCCAGCACCAGGCTGGCGGTGGTTGAGGAGGTCGGCGCCAGGTTCAGCGGGCAGGCTTCCTGCGACACGCGGGCATCGAGATTGACCTCGGCGGCCTTGGCCAGGGGCGAGTCCGGGTTGCCGGTCATGCTGATCAGGCGGATGCCGAGACGCTTGATCAGCGGCAGCAGGGTGACGATTTCCGCGGTGCTTCCGGAGTTGGACAGGGCCAGAACGATATCGTCCTTGGTGATCATGCCCATGTCGCCATGGCTGGCTTCTGCCGGGTGGACGAAGAAGGACGTGGTGCCGGTGCTGGCCAGGGTGGCGGCGATCTTGTTGCCGATGTGTCCGGATTTACCCATGCCGACCACCACGACGCGGCCCTTGCAGGCCAGAATCAGTTCGCAGGCCTTGATGAAGTTGGCGTCGATGCGAGGCAGCAGTTCCTGCACCGCTTCGAGTTCGAGGCGGATGGTACGCTGTGCGGAATCAATCAGGTCGCGGGTCTGGTTCATGCTCGAATGGGGCTGCCGGACGAAAAAGACGGGGATTATAAACGGAAAAGATGATCGCGCTCACCTTTGCTGAAGCGCAGCGTCATGCCGAAGCTGTCGCAAGTCTGAACGCCGTATCTGGCTGCTATTGGGCGCGATAAGCGGCAAATGCTATAGTCCGCGGCCATTTTGCCCCTCTGGCTGGCGCGTGTCCTCGCTCGTGGAGGGGGCGTCTGCCAGGAAGGCCCGATTTTCAAGGAGTTCAGATGAGCGCCGAGCACGAGTACGCGATCGAGTTGCAGGGCGTCAGCTTTCAGCGCGGTACGCGGGCGATCTTCGACAAGGTCGACATCCGCATTCCGCGCGGCAAGGTCACCGGTATCATGGGGCCGTCGGGTTGCGGCAAGACCACGCTGTTGCGTCTGATCGCCGCCGAGCTGCGGCCGTCCGCCGGCGAGGTGCGGGTGGCGGGCGTCAATCTGCCGAGCCTGTCGCGTGACGAACTGTTCGACATGCGCAAGCAGATGGGCGTGCTGTTTCAGAGTGGTGCGCTGTTCACCGATCTCGACGTGTTCGAGAACGTGGCCTTTCCGCTGCGCGTGCACACCCAGCTGCCGGAAGAGATGATTCGCGACATCGTCCTGATGAAGCTGCAGGCCGTTGGTCTGCGCGGTGCGCTGGAGCTGATGCCCGACGAGCTGTCCGGTGGCATGAAGCGCCGCGTGGCGCTGGCCCGGGCCATCGCGCTCGATCCGCAGATTCTCCTGTACGACGAGCCCTTCGTCGGGCAGGACCCCATTGCCATGGGCGTGCTGGTACGGCTGATCCGTCTGCTCAACGATGCCTTGGGCATCACCAGCGTGGTGGTGTCCCACGATCTGGCGGAAACCGCCAGCATCGCCGACTACATCTACGTGGTCGGGGATGCCCAGGTGCTGGGCCATGGTACGCCGGCCGAGCTGATGGAGTCGGATAACCCGCGCATTCGCCAGTTCATGAAAGGCACTCCGGATGGTCCGGTGCCGTTCCATTATCCGGCACCGGACTACCGCGAAGATCTGTTGGGGAGAGGTTGATGCGCAGAATTTCACCGCTCGAACGGCTGCGTCTGTTCGGTCGTGCGGGTATCGATGTGGTGGCGACCCTGGGGCGCTCGGTGCTGTTTCTCGTCGGCGCGGTGTTCGGCCGCAGTCGCGCCGGCAAGCCGCTGCAGCTGCTGATCAAGCAGCTGTTCGCCGTGGGCGTGATGTCCCTGGCGATCATCGTCGTTTCCGGCATTTTCATCGGCATGGTACTGGCCCTGCAGGGCTAC
Coding sequences:
- the lptA gene encoding lipopolysaccharide transport periplasmic protein LptA: MRFVNTLPLILALGAALGSASAWALPSDRNQPIRIQADSAELDDKQGVAVYRGDVIITQGTLKITGDTVTITQTASGDIDVFTSVGNLAYYEQKPAVDKEIVKAYGRTIQYFASNERIVLIDQAKVIQEGNTFEGEKIVYDTRRQIVNAGRATGGNVSTPRPRIDMVIQPKNKPADQQAEQ
- the lptC gene encoding LPS export ABC transporter periplasmic protein LptC, with translation MPRKILNTLIFALIAVIVAALGYWNIAPDSTRRTQQSNHEQAIDFYVIGARSVQYQDDGKLHYRMTADKLEHIKSTDITLIEMPKLDLYRGDELPWNVTSKRAEVSPGGVEVELIDDVRIARTDAKNRPTIITSSRMTVIPDKEYAQTEQAVRIVAANGVTTAQGMKAYLNDGRMLLQSNVRGQHEVR
- a CDS encoding KdsC family phosphatase, with protein sequence MNDLLQRARAVKLAVFDVDGVLTDGRLYFLEDGSEFKTFNTLDGHGIKMLINSGVRTAIISGRKTPVVERRANNLGIQHLFQGREDKLVVLDGLLAELGLSYEQVAYLGDDLPDLPVMRRVGLGMAVASADSFVRQHAHGVTQARGGDGAAREFCELIMRAQGTLDAAQAAYL
- a CDS encoding KpsF/GutQ family sugar-phosphate isomerase, whose protein sequence is MNQTRDLIDSAQRTIRLELEAVQELLPRIDANFIKACELILACKGRVVVVGMGKSGHIGNKIAATLASTGTTSFFVHPAEASHGDMGMITKDDIVLALSNSGSTAEIVTLLPLIKRLGIRLISMTGNPDSPLAKAAEVNLDARVSQEACPLNLAPTSSTTASLVLGDALAIALLEARGFTAEDFAFSHPGGALGRRLLLKVENVMHAGDALPRVNRGTSLRDALLEMTQKGLGMTVVLEADGRLAGIFTDGDLRRTLDKGIDVRQASIDEVMTPHGKTARAEMLAAEALKIMEDHKINALVVVDDQDRPVGALNMHDLLRAGVM
- a CDS encoding ATP-binding cassette domain-containing protein; protein product: MSAEHEYAIELQGVSFQRGTRAIFDKVDIRIPRGKVTGIMGPSGCGKTTLLRLIAAELRPSAGEVRVAGVNLPSLSRDELFDMRKQMGVLFQSGALFTDLDVFENVAFPLRVHTQLPEEMIRDIVLMKLQAVGLRGALELMPDELSGGMKRRVALARAIALDPQILLYDEPFVGQDPIAMGVLVRLIRLLNDALGITSVVVSHDLAETASIADYIYVVGDAQVLGHGTPAELMESDNPRIRQFMKGTPDGPVPFHYPAPDYREDLLGRG